The genomic stretch AAAGTTTGGAGAATGAAAAACAATCCTTACCTTTGCAGCCGCTTTCGAGAGGGGAGACGGGAGGGAAGATCGAGAGCGAGAGAAAACAAGAGATAAAGAGTTCTTTAAGATATTGAGATGAACAAAACGTAGCGAGCGTGAATCGGAATCGACAGTAGTCGAGATTCATGAACACATGACCCTGCCAGATAAGATTTCTGAAAGATTATTTTAGTATGAAGAGTTTGATCCTGGCTCAGGATGAACGCTAGCGACAGGCTTAACACATGCAAGTCGAGGGGCAGCACGGTGTAGCGATACACTGGTGGCGACCGGCGCACGGGTGAGTAACACGTGTGCAACCAACCCCGTACCGGGAGATAACCCGCGGAAACGTGGACTAACATCCCATGAGACTCTAGATCCGCATGGCTCTAGATTTAAAATTCCGGTGGTACGGGACGGGCACGCGCGACATTAGGTAGTTGGCGGGGTAAGGGCCCACCAAGCCGACGATGTCTAGGGGTTCTGAGAGGAAGGTCCCCCACACTGGAACTGAGACACGGTCCAGACTCCTACGGGAGGCAGCAGTGAGGAATATTGGTCAATGGGCGAGAGCCTGAACCAGCCAAGTCGCGTGAGGGAAGAATGGTCTATGGCCTGTAAACCTCTTTTGTCAGGGAAGAATAAGGATGACGAGTCATTCGATGCCAGTACTTGACGAATAAGCATCGGCTAACTCCGTGCCAGCAGCCGCGGTAATACGGGGGATGCGAGCGTTATCCGGATTTATTGGGTTTAAAGGGCGCGTAGGCGGGACGGCAAGTCAGCGGTAAAAGACTGCAGCTAAACTGTAGCACGCCGTTGAAACTGTTGACCTCGAGACGAGACGAGGGAGGCGGAACAAGTGAAGTAGCGGTGAAATGCATAGATATCACTTGGAACCCCGATAGCGAAGGCAGCTTCCCAGGCTCGTTCTGACGCTGATGCGCGAGAGCGTGGGTAGCGAACAGGATTAGATACCCTGGTAGTCCACGCCGTAAACGATGCTCACTGGATCTTGGCGATACACGGCCAGGGTTCAAGCGAAAGTATTAAGTGAGCCACCTGGGGAGTACGTCGGCAACGATGAAACTCAAAGGAATTGACGGGGGCCCGCACAAGCGGAGGAACATGTGGTTTAATTCGATGATACGCGAGGAACCTTACCCGGGTTTAAATGTAGATTGCATGAGGTGGAAACGCTTCTTCCCTTCGGGGCTATTTACAAGGTGCTGCATGGTTGTCGTCAGCTCGTGCCGTGAGGTGTCGGGTTAAGTCCCATAACGAGCGCAACCCCTATCGCCAGTTGCCATCGGTTGAAGCCGGGCACTCTGTCGAGACTGCCACCGTAAGGTGCGAGGAAGGCGGGGATGACGTCAAATCAGCACGGCCCTTACACCCGGGGCGACACACGTGTTACAATGGCCGGTACAGAGGGCAGCCACGGGGTGACCCGGAGCGAATCTCTAAAGCCGGTCGTAGTTCGGACTGGAGTCTGCAACCCGACTCCACGAAGTTGGATTCGCTAGTAATCGCGCATCAGCCATGGCGCGGTGAATACGTTCCCGGGCCTTGTACACACCGCCCGTCAAGCCATGGAAGCCGGGAGTACCTGAAGATCGTGACCGCGAGGAACGGGCTAGGGTAATACCGGTAACTGGGGCTAAGTCGTAACAAGGTAGCCGTACCGGAAGGTGCGGCTGGAACACCTCCTTTCTGGAGCGTGGGCTCATGTGGCTCGCTACCGCCAGTTCATCATCAACGGGATTCCCTCGAGGGATCTTTAGAGACGAGGCTCGTTGCCTTGGTCCCGGCGTTAAATTTTAGGTTTAAAGGTTTTAGATTCTAGATTTCGATTTAAAATTTGAAATGGCTAAATTTAAAATTGTGAAGTTCTTTGACATGCTGGAACGTTAATGGATCATTTGATCCACGAAGTAAGAATGTAGTAGAATAACACAGAGCCGTCCCCGTAGTGATACAGGGGACAAGGTAGATTATAAAAGTACACGACGCTAACGAACGTGAACGATTAAGGGCGCGCGGTGGATGCCTAGGCTCTCGGAGGCGAAGAAGGACGCGATAAGCCGCGATAGTCCACGGCGAGGTGCAAGTAACCCTTGACCCGTGGGTTTCCGAATGGGGCAACCCGGCCGTCTAGATGACGGTCATGCATTATCATGCAGGCGAACGCGGGGAACTGAAACATCTCATTACCCGCAGGAGAAGAAAACAACAGTGATTCCCCCAGTAGTGGCGAGCGAACGGGGAAGAGCCCAAACCGCTGCCGTTTCGGCGACAGCGGGGTCATGGGACCACGCCATTCGAAACAAGATGAAGTGCAATTACCTGGAAAGGTAAGCCGCGGAGGGTGATAGCCCCGTGCACGTCAATTCTTGTGGAGATAGTGGAATCCCGAGTAGGGCGGGACACGAGAAATCCTGCCTGAATTCGCCAGGACCTCCTGGCAAGGCTAAATACTCCCGAGAGACCGATAGTGAACCAGTACCGCGAGGGAAAGGTGAAAAGTACCCCGAGCAGGGGGGTGAAATAGACCCTGAACCCGCGCGCCTACAAGCGGTCGGAGCTGCCTTGTGCAGTGACGGCGTGCCTTTTGCATAATGAGCCTACGAGTTAGTCGTCACCAGCGAGGTTAAGGGCTTCAGGCCCGTCAGCCGAAGTGAAAGCGAGCCTTAACAGGGCGTCAAGTTGGTGGCGCTAGACGCGAAACCTTGTGATCTACCCACGAGCAGGTTGAAGTCGCGGTAACACGTGATGGAGGACCGAACCGGTAAACGTTGAAAAGTTTTCGGATGACTCGCGGGTAGGGGTGAAAGGCCAATCAAACTGGGAAATAGCTCGTACTCTCCGAAATGCATTTCGGTGCAGCCTGTGATGTTCTGTTCCAGAGGTAGAGCTACTGGTTGGACGCGAGGGCTTCACCGCCTATCAAATCCGGATAAACTCCGAATGCTGGAACACGAAATCATGGAGTGAGCCCGCGGGTGCTAAGGTCCGCGGACGAGAGGGAAAGAACCCGGACCACCGGCTAAGGTCCCGGATGGACAGTTAAGTTGATCAAACGAGGTGGGATCGCTGAGACAGCTAGGATGTTGGCTTGGAAGCAGCCATTCATTTAAAGAGTGCGTAACAGCTCACTAGTCGAGCGATCCCGCGTGGATAATACACGGGCATCAAACTGTCAACCGAAGCCGTGGGGTCAGCGAAAAGCTGACCGGTAGGAGAGCATTCCTGCCAGCGTTGAAGGTCACCCGCGAGAGTGACTGGAGCGGCATGAAAAGCAAATGTAGGCATAAGTAACGATAATGGGGGCGAGAACCCCCCACGCCGCAAGACCAAGGCTTCCCCGGCAATGTCAATCAGCCGGGGGTCAGCCGGCCTCTAAGGCTAACCCGAAGGGGGATGCCGACGAGAAACGGGTTAACATTCCCGTGCTTCTCGTCACCGTGACGCGGTGACGGGGTGATGAATGGACCGCGCGCTGACGGAATAGCGCGTTGAAGGCCGTACCCTGTGACGGTGGTAGTCAAGCACGCCACCGGAGGCGAAAGTCGATAGTACCTCGAGGCCTCGGCCGAGGGGATAGCGTCCAGGCAATTTACCCCCGAGAAAACCCGCTAAACTTCAAGTGACGAGGAACCGTACTGTAAACGGACACACGTGGTCGGGTAGAACATACCAAGGCGCTCGAGTGATTCATGGTCAAGGAACTAGGCAAAATAGTCCTGTAACTTCGGGAAAAAGGACGCTCTAGTGATAGAGCCGCAGAGTAATGGCCCAGGCGACTGTTTACCAAAAACACATGGCTATGCCAAATCGAAAGATGACGTATATGGCCTGACACCTGCCCGGTGCCGGAAGGTTAAGAGGAGAGCTCATCGGAAACGAGAAGGTTTGAATTGAAGCCCCGGTAAACGGCGGCCGTAACTATAACGGTCCTAAGGTAGCGAAATTCCTTGTCGGGTAAGTTCCGACCTGCACGAATGGTGTAACGATCTGGGCACTGTCTCGACCATGAGCTCGGTGAAATTGTAGTTCCGGTGAAGATGCCGGGTACCCGCGACGGGACGGAAAGACCCCGTGAACCTTTACTGCAGCTTCGCGTTGTTCCCGGGCACGGGACGTGTAGGATAGGTCGGAGGCTACGATTCGGTTTCGCCAGGAATCGAGGAGCCATCGTTGAAATACGACCCTTCTCTTGTCTGGGATCTAACCCTAGGTACAGGGGACACCGCGTGGTGGGTAGTTTGACTGGGGTGGTCGCCTCCAAAAGCGTAACGGAGGCTTCCAAAGGTACCCTCGGGTTGGTTGGTAATCAACCTCAGAGTGCAATGGCACAAGGGTGCTTGACCGGGAGACCAACGAGTCGATCGGGTGCGAAAGCAGGGCATAGTGATCCGGTGATCCCGCGTGGAAGGGTCATCGCTCAAAGGATAAAAGGTACTCCGGGGATAACAGGCTGATCGCCCCCAAGAGCTCATATCGACGGGGCGGTTTGGCACCTCGATGTCGGCTCGTCACATCCTGGGGCTGGAGAAGGTCCCAAGGGTTCGGCTGTTCGCCGATTAAAGTGGCACGCGAGCTGGGTTCAGAACGTCGTGAGACAGTTCGGTCCCTATCTGTCGTGGGCGCTGGAGATTCGAGAGGTCCTGACTCTAGTACGAGAGGACCGGGTTGGACGCGCCGCTAGTGAACCTGTTATGACGCCAGTCGTACGGCAGGGTAGCCACGCGCGGACGGGATAAGCGCTGAAAGCATCTAAGCGCGAAGCCTGCCTCGAGATGAGATCTCCTTACAGGGTCGTCGTAGACGACGACGTTGATAGGCCACAGGTGTAAAGCCGGTGACGGCAAAGCCGAGTGGTACTAATCACCCGAAAGTTGACGTTCGGTGGGTGATATGATTCGATTAACGTTCCGGTCGATTGTCAATCAAGGTGATTGACGGTTGATAGAGAGGCATGAATAAACGAGCTTTAAAGGTATTGTCACGATCGGCCGGAGGGCCGGGTGAAGTGACGGGAAAACATTAAAAGGTGTCTATAGCGACGGAGATCCACCTCTTCCCATCCCGAACAGAGAAGTTAAGCCCGTTAGCGCCGATGGTACTGCCGAATGGTGGGAGAGTAGGTCGATGCCGAATTTAGAAGAGAGGGCGAGTCAACGTGACTCGCCCCTTTTTTGTTATATAGAACTTGTAACCTGTAACTTGTAACTTACCGGAGGTAAATTTCTCTCATTTTCAATTTTCAACTTTCAATTTTCAATTGTTTTGTTTTATATTTGTGCAATGGCAGATAACGTGTGTGAAATAGAAGTAGATAAAAGGATATTTACGGCAGTTGTACAAGGAGACCGAGATGCTTTTGGTGATTTATTCCAGAAGTATTATCAGGTATTGTGCAATTATGCATTGACTTATCTGGATGATGTAAGTGAAGTAGAGGATGCTGTGCAGGATGTATTCGTCTATGTATGGAATAACCGGGAGGTAATTGTTGTGGATACTTCTGTGAAGTCTTATTTATTTACTTCTGTAAAACATAGAGCTTTGAATATTTTAAAGCATCGGGCAGTGGAACGTAGTCATGGTTGTTTGTTGGTTGAGTTTTTAGAAGATTTATCCCAAGAAGAATACTCCGAGGAAGAGGCTGTTCAATTGGAAAAAATTCGTCAGGCTCTCCAAATTTTACCATTACAATGTCGTACGGTGTTTATGATGAGTAGTTTGGATGGAAAGAAGTATAGGGAGATTGCAGAGGAGCTTCATATATCTGTTAATACCGTCAAATCACATGTATTGAAGGCTTATCGTACTATTCGTGAATACGTAGGGGTTACTACATCTTCTTCTTTTTTACTTTTTGTGGCCTATAAAGTCTATTCTCAAGAGAGTCATCGAAATGCGATAGAATAAATTTTGTAAAAAAAACTGTTTTTGACTCACCCTTTTTTGCTTTCCGGTTGCCTTTAGAGAAATTTTAAAGTAATACGGAGATGAAGTTTCAATTTTCAGAGGATATATGGGAGAAAATTTCTTTATTATGGGCTAAAGAGAGACGTCAGGAAATAGAAGAACTTGATTATTCCGACGAGCAGGTGAAGGAATTGATGAAAATGTTGTTTCAAGTTAGGAGAGCTTGTAAGCCGGAGAAAAAACAAGTGTATGATGTAAGGAGGGCTTGGTTGAATGTAGTGTCTAGAACAGAGCAACAAAATACCCGGAAGTTGATACCTTGGATATTTAGGTATGCGGCCGTGTTGGCAGTGGTAATATGTTGTGTTGTGTTATGGTTTGATCAAGGGAATAAAAATGATTATTCTGTAACTGCCGAGGTTGACTCAATTTCGTCGGGAACTCGGAAAGCAGAATTGATATTGGCGAACGGTAAGAGCGTGATTTTGGATTCGGACATGAATGTGCATGAGATGGAAATTTCTGGGATGAAGTTCGTTAATGATGATAAAAATGGCGAATTAAGATATGATGGATCTTTTGTTGTGGAGGATTCGAGTTTGATGTCTTATAATACTTTGTGTATCCCCAAAGGGGGAGAGTACTCGTTGCAATTACCTGATGGTTCTAGGGTGTGGCTGAACTCCGAGACATCAATACGTTTCCCCGTTTGTTTTATGAAGGACAGGAGGAAAGTTTACCTTAGTGGAGAAGCTTATTTTGAAGTTACGAAGAATGCTTCGGCTCCATTTCATGTGTATGTGGAAGGAGGGGAGGTTACCGTGTTAGGGACAAGTTTTAACGTTTCAGCTTATAAGGAAGATGCTATATGGCAGACTACTTTAGTTAGTGGACGAGTACAAGTGGTGACCGATGATAGTAAAGTTGTTGTGAAACCAACAGAGCAGTATTCGATAGATCGGCAAACAGGAGAAAGGGTGTTGAAAGAGGTGGATACGGAATTGTATACCTCATGGGTAGATGGGAAATTTTACTTTAGTGCTTATGCTTTCGAGGATATAGTTAGAAAGTTAGAGCGTTGGTATGATTTTACCATGAATTATCAAGACGAGGAGATTAAACGGATGCATTTTTCCGGAACGATTAATAAACATCGTCCTTTAAATGAAGTGTTACAATTTTTGGAAAAAACGACAGATATTCATTTTGAAATTTCCGGAAAGAATATAACCGTGAGTAAAATAAAAAAGGGATAAGAGGTTGCGGCTCCTATCCCCAATGATTGTCAACGTCTTTAACTATTCATTGGCATGGCAGTTAAAGACAATTACAAACTTCAATGATCAAATATATGAAAAAAAATGATTGCAGAGAATTTTTTTACCCTTGGGGTAAAGTAAAAAAATGGTTATTTCTTATGAAATTGATTGCTTTTTTCCTTTTTGCGGGATTATGTCAGGTGAGTGCAACGGCTTTTGGACAACGGGAAACCGTAACATTTTCACGTGATGCGATGACTTTGGAAGAGATCTTTACGACGATCCGAAAACAATTACAGTATGATATTTTTTATAGTAACGAGGAACTGGATACTCATCAAAAAATTCAGTTGTCTGCTAGAAAAATGAATGTTGAGGGGGTGTTGAAAGAAATTCTTAAAGGAAAGTATTCCTATGAATTTATCGAGAAGACTATTGTCATTCGTCCTTTAAGAAAAATTGGAGTAGAACAGGAACAAGAAAATGTGATCAAAGGGAAAGTTGTAGATGTTCATGGAAAACCGCTTCCAGGAGTGACAATCCGAGTGGATAGTACGAGTTTAGGTTGTTCTTCGAATGTGGATGGAGAGTTTGAATTAACTTTAAGACAGGATAAAGGTCATTTGGTTTTTAGTTTTATTGGTTTTAAGACTAAACGAGTGGCTTTTACACGAGGCAAATTTCTTTCGGTGACATTGGAAGAGGAAGTGACGGAGATGGAAGAAGTCATTGTGAATGGAATGTTTACTCAAAATAGGAATAGTTATACCGGATCGGTGACAACGATGAAGGGAGAAGATATCTTGGCCGTGTCGAATACAAATTTATTGAAGGCAATTTCTGTGCTTTCTCCTGGCTTGCGACTTGTTGAAAATAATGAAATGGGATCGAATCCGAATTATATTCCGGAAATTATTATTCGAGGTACGACCTCTATCGCCAGTCAGGGAGAATATGGGTTGAATACTCCATTAATTATTTTGGATGGTGTGGAGATTTCTATTACTCAGTTGTATGATTTGGATATTTATGAGATTGAGCGGGTGGATGTTTTGAAAGACGCTTCAGCTACTTCAATATATGGAGAAAAGGCTGCCAATGGAGTTATTGTTATAGAGCGGAAAAAAGTTACGGACAAAAATATTCGGGTTCGTTATAATTTTGTTCCCGGTTTTGAGTTTCCGGATGTTGATTCTTACGATTATTGTAATGCGGCTCAAAAGTTGGAATTGGAACGTTTAGCTGGTTTATATAATACGGCTGATGGTAGTCTGGATGAAAGTTATAATGAAAAGTTCAAGCGTATACAAAAAGGTGCTGATACGGATTGGATGGCAAAGCCTTTGAGAAATTCGACTTCTTTTAGTCATTCGTTGAGTATGACTGGACGAGGTGCGGGAATGGATTATGGGGTAACAGCTAATTTTTCGGATAAACGAGGAGTAATGAAAGGGGATTACCGGAATAATTATGGTTTGTCTTTTTATTTTTCTTACCGGTTGGTAGATCGCCTTACGATTACTTATCGTGCCGATATAAACAAGACAGATACGAAAGCTTCGCCTTATGGCAGTTTTACAGAATTCGTGAAAATTAATCCTTATGATACTCCATTTAATGCTTATGGTGAGTGGAATAAGAAACTTTCTTATGATTTCAGGAATCCGTTATATGATGCCTCGACGAGTAGTTTTGATAAATCGGAGAGTAAGACGATCACGAATAATCTGACATTACGTTGGGATATCTGGAAAGGTTTTTATTTGACCGGATCTTTTAGTTACTCGTTATCAGATTCGCAATCAGATAAATTTGTGTCACCCGATCATAGTTCCTTCGAGACGGAAACAGATCCAGGTAAACGAGGAAGTTATTTTATCTCCAATATGAGAGGGAAAAGCTGGCAGGCACGTATTGGATTAACATACAGCAAAACTTTGAGTGATAACGGTTCGATATTGACATTGAATGTGGGTGCTAATGCGAATAAGAGCAATAGCAATAGTAATAGTTTTTCTGGAATTGGTTTTTTGAAAGGGAATTTGACAGATATGGCTTTTGCCAATAGTTACCCGACTAATGGGCAGCCGAGTGGGAGTGAATCCTTGAGTTCTTCTGTTGGTGTGTTTGGTAATTTGAATATAATTTTTCTGAATCGTTATTTTGTAGATGGATCTTACCGTGTTTCCGGTTCTTCGAAATTTGGAAAAGATCGACGATTTGCTCCTTTCTGGTCTGTTGGGATAGGGTGGAATGCGCACAATGAATCGTTTTTGTCCGACTTGGGATGGTTTGATATTTTTAGAATTCGAGGTAGTGTAGGATATACCGGTAGTGTGAATTTTTCCGATTACCAAGCGATCACGACTTATCTGTATAAACAGGATAATAATTATCTGATTAGTATGGGAGCTTTACCGATTACTATGGGAAACGATCGTTTGAAATGGCAGACGACGGTAAAATATAATGTAGGAGCGACATTAGAAATGTGGGAAGGACGATTAAGTGCTAATTTTGATATTTATAAGGAAGACACGAAAGATTTGTTACTTTCGATTTCAACGCCTCCTTCTATGGGAGTGACAAACGTGATGGATAATTTGGGTGAGACAGGAAACTGGGGGTACGAGTGGTCATTATCGGGTTTATTGATAAAATCGAATCAATTGTATTGGCGAATGGGGCTTTCCGGGCATCATACGGAGAATAAATTGAAGAAAATCAGTAATTCGATGAAACGTCAAAATGACAGTGCGATGCGGGAGACGGGAGTTGCTGCGCCTAAAGTGCAGTTGGAAGAGGGGGAATCATCAACGGCAATTTATGCCGTGCCTTCACTGGGAATAGACCCCGCGACGGGACAGGAGATTTTCATTAAAAAAGATGGTTCTTACACGTTCTCTTATGATGTAAAGGATAAAGTTGCGTTGGGAAATACTGTTCCTTTTTTGCAGGGAGCTTTAACAACTTCCGTGGGGTATAAGGGATTTAGTATTTCGGCGGCAATGACGTTTACTTTCGGTGGAGATATTTATAATACAACTCGGGCTAGTAAAGTGGAGCGGATTAATCCTCAGGAAAATGTGGATGTACGTGCTTTTACCGAGAGATGGAAGAAACCCGGAGATGTTGTTCATTATACTGCACTTACGGATACCAAGAGTTACGTTCATTCAGAACGATTTATAGAACGGAAAAATGAAGTTTTTCTTTCTTCATTGAATTTCTCGTATGAATTTAAACGAGAATGGGTAAAGAAAATCGGGTTGAATAAATTAAGAATCGGGGTTGGATTTTCGGATGTGTTAAGAATGTCAACCGTGAAGTATGAGCGAGGTACGGCTTATCCTTATAGTAAAGGGTACAATTTTACGATTAGTCCAACTTTTTAATCATCATTTATCATGAGAAAATATTGTATATTATTTTTATCCCTGTTCTTTTTGGTGGCTTGTGATGACTTTTTGAGTGTCAAGCCCAAGGCTGAGATCGTGGAACACGTGTATTTTGATACTCCGGAAGGATTTGAAGATGCATTGTACGGGGCGTATTCGACCTTAAGTGCTTCTGCTCTATATGGTGAATATTTGAGTTGGGGGTTATTGGATGTTTTTGCCCAGTATTATAAGAAAAATTCGATCAATGATAACGTGAAGTCGATGTTGATTTTGGAGCACGAGAAGTTGAGAAGTTATTATAATTTAATATGGAATAAGGGATACGAGACAATCGGGTACGTGAATAATGTATTGCGTAATTTGGAACGGAAGAGCGAAAATTCGATGCACTATTATAAACTTTATAAAGGGGAAGCATTAGGTTTACGGGCTTACCTGCACTTTGATTTATTGCGCTTGTTTGCTCCTCACGTGGGTTCAAAGCCTAACGCACAGGGGATTCCTTACGTGACGATTTACGAGGTTGCAGTATCACCTTTCAAAACCGTGTCAGAAGTTTATGATTTGGTAATAAAGGATTTAAAGGAGGCAGAATTGTTATTGCAAGAGGATGAGACGTTACTTGTTTATCCCAGAAAATTTGTGCTAAATGATGGTTTCGCCACGTGTCGGGAGATTCATTTTAATTTGTATGCCGCGCAGGCTCTTTTGGCAAGAGTTTATTGGATGAAAGGTGATTTGGAGAACGCTTTAATATATGCCAAGAAAGTGATTGATTCAGGTAAATTTCCGTTGGAGGATAAATTGAATATACGGAGTTTTATGGCTGGGACGATAACGGAAAAGGAGGCTGTCTGGGGTGTTTATACAACTCAGATATTGGATAATGTAAAAAAGAATTTTTACACGTATGATATGACATACACTTGGTTGCCGGCTGATGATAATACGGCTCTTTATTCCGTGGCACAGGAAGATGGGAATGATATGCGCGGGAATGATTGGTTTCGTATTTTGATTGGGGAAGAGGAGTCGGACAGGATTGTGCGATGTATGAAAATTGTGAATGAGACGAAAATAAGTAATCCGGGCGCATATACTTCCAAAAGTATTGAAGGAATTAATATGATTCGGATTCCTGAAATGTATTTAATTGCAGCAGAGGCATTATTGGAGAGTGATCCGGACGAGGCTCAAAAATATTTTGATACTTTTATCGTGTCGCGGGGATTATTTAAATACAAGGATCGACCGGGATCTCCCCAAGTGACTCTTGAAGATATTGTAAAAGAACGACGTAAAGAGTTTGTACAGGAAGGTCAGTATTTTTACACGTTGAAACGGGGGAATATGGATATTTACGTGGATGCATTGAAAACGACTTTACAAGGGACGGATGAGTTGTACACGTTTATTATTCCTGATGAAGAATTTGAGTACAGGTATACGGAGGCCGATGAACAATAAAAATGAAAGCGATGAAAGTGTTAGCATTAAATTATATAACGTTTGTAGTCGTGGTGATGAGTATGGCGGGGCTGTATTCATGTAGCACGGACTATATGGCTTATGATGTGGAATTAAAAGATGGTATTTATTTTGCATCAGATTCATTAAACTATCAATTCGGAATGCAAAAGGGAGAGGATTTTGCTTATGATATGACTGTGCGTGTGTTGGGGACTCCTAAAGATCATGATCGAGTATTTGGAGTGGAATTAGTTGCAGATGAGACTACGGCAAAAGAGGGATTGCATTACGAGTTATCCAAAAGTTTTATCATTCCGGCAAATAAAATTATCGGTAAAATTTCTTTTGTGTTGCATCGTTATCTTGATCCGGAAATAACACAACATCCCTTTGTGATTAAAATGAAGTTGGTTGAGAATGATGATTTTCGGTTGGTTATGGGGAATGAGTGTAAACTTGAATTTTCCGATACGGAATTGCCGCGTCCGAGATGGTGGAGTGAAAGACATTTTGGTCCTTATTCCCAAATGTTGATGATGGATATTTATAATTATTACTGGGATTTGGAGACAACTCATCCCCTGTTGTTCGAACGAATCGTCGAGGAATACGGGCGTAATTTGGAGAAGGCATATAGTTTCCCTTACCAGCAGGAAATAGCGTTCATCAAGTACGTGATTACTCCGGCTTATGAATATTATCAAGAACACCCACATCCGAAAGTTGATTTGCCTGATCCGTCAACTTTGCTTTAATTGCAGTTGGTAAAACAATTAAATATGAATGATTATGATGAAAAATATATGGTTTATTAGTTTATGTGCGATCATCCTATTTCATGCATGTATTGATGATGATTCAACATTACCGGTTAAGGCAATATCGGAGATCTCAATTCAGGCTCCTTCTGACACGATTAATCTTGATTTCGGTTTTGAATTGGTTTATGAACCTGAAATAGAACAGACCATGGAAGACATGGAGTTGAGTTACGAGTGGAGTTATCACGGTTACACGAAAACTTCAATTGGCGGGATAGTCAAAGATTCTTTGAAGTTCCTGTCTAATGAGCGGGTATTGAGGTATGCGTTTAAAAAGTTGGGAGAATACCAGTTACGATTAAAAGTAACGAATGAGCATGGTAGTACATTTAAGTATTTTACGTTGTTTGTTAAAGCGGCTTTTGATCAGGGAATTTTTGTGTTGAGTTCTGATGAAGATAAAAAAGGACGTGTGTCTTTTATGCGCCCTTTAAGTCGGGAAGAGATTGAGGCAGGTAAGGAGGAATCCTTTTACACCTCTGCATTTGTTTCAGTAAATCCGGGATATGCATTAAATGATCCGACAGATGCGGAGAAAATAGGACCGGATATATTTATTGCTTCGAGGGGAGACAA from Butyricimonas virosa encodes the following:
- a CDS encoding RNA polymerase sigma-70 factor — encoded protein: MADNVCEIEVDKRIFTAVVQGDRDAFGDLFQKYYQVLCNYALTYLDDVSEVEDAVQDVFVYVWNNREVIVVDTSVKSYLFTSVKHRALNILKHRAVERSHGCLLVEFLEDLSQEEYSEEEAVQLEKIRQALQILPLQCRTVFMMSSLDGKKYREIAEELHISVNTVKSHVLKAYRTIREYVGVTTSSSFLLFVAYKVYSQESHRNAIE
- a CDS encoding FecR family protein, whose product is MKFQFSEDIWEKISLLWAKERRQEIEELDYSDEQVKELMKMLFQVRRACKPEKKQVYDVRRAWLNVVSRTEQQNTRKLIPWIFRYAAVLAVVICCVVLWFDQGNKNDYSVTAEVDSISSGTRKAELILANGKSVILDSDMNVHEMEISGMKFVNDDKNGELRYDGSFVVEDSSLMSYNTLCIPKGGEYSLQLPDGSRVWLNSETSIRFPVCFMKDRRKVYLSGEAYFEVTKNASAPFHVYVEGGEVTVLGTSFNVSAYKEDAIWQTTLVSGRVQVVTDDSKVVVKPTEQYSIDRQTGERVLKEVDTELYTSWVDGKFYFSAYAFEDIVRKLERWYDFTMNYQDEEIKRMHFSGTINKHRPLNEVLQFLEKTTDIHFEISGKNITVSKIKKG
- a CDS encoding SusC/RagA family TonB-linked outer membrane protein yields the protein MKLIAFFLFAGLCQVSATAFGQRETVTFSRDAMTLEEIFTTIRKQLQYDIFYSNEELDTHQKIQLSARKMNVEGVLKEILKGKYSYEFIEKTIVIRPLRKIGVEQEQENVIKGKVVDVHGKPLPGVTIRVDSTSLGCSSNVDGEFELTLRQDKGHLVFSFIGFKTKRVAFTRGKFLSVTLEEEVTEMEEVIVNGMFTQNRNSYTGSVTTMKGEDILAVSNTNLLKAISVLSPGLRLVENNEMGSNPNYIPEIIIRGTTSIASQGEYGLNTPLIILDGVEISITQLYDLDIYEIERVDVLKDASATSIYGEKAANGVIVIERKKVTDKNIRVRYNFVPGFEFPDVDSYDYCNAAQKLELERLAGLYNTADGSLDESYNEKFKRIQKGADTDWMAKPLRNSTSFSHSLSMTGRGAGMDYGVTANFSDKRGVMKGDYRNNYGLSFYFSYRLVDRLTITYRADINKTDTKASPYGSFTEFVKINPYDTPFNAYGEWNKKLSYDFRNPLYDASTSSFDKSESKTITNNLTLRWDIWKGFYLTGSFSYSLSDSQSDKFVSPDHSSFETETDPGKRGSYFISNMRGKSWQARIGLTYSKTLSDNGSILTLNVGANANKSNSNSNSFSGIGFLKGNLTDMAFANSYPTNGQPSGSESLSSSVGVFGNLNIIFLNRYFVDGSYRVSGSSKFGKDRRFAPFWSVGIGWNAHNESFLSDLGWFDIFRIRGSVGYTGSVNFSDYQAITTYLYKQDNNYLISMGALPITMGNDRLKWQTTVKYNVGATLEMWEGRLSANFDIYKEDTKDLLLSISTPPSMGVTNVMDNLGETGNWGYEWSLSGLLIKSNQLYWRMGLSGHHTENKLKKISNSMKRQNDSAMRETGVAAPKVQLEEGESSTAIYAVPSLGIDPATGQEIFIKKDGSYTFSYDVKDKVALGNTVPFLQGALTTSVGYKGFSISAAMTFTFGGDIYNTTRASKVERINPQENVDVRAFTERWKKPGDVVHYTALTDTKSYVHSERFIERKNEVFLSSLNFSYEFKREWVKKIGLNKLRIGVGFSDVLRMSTVKYERGTAYPYSKGYNFTISPTF
- a CDS encoding RagB/SusD family nutrient uptake outer membrane protein, which encodes MRKYCILFLSLFFLVACDDFLSVKPKAEIVEHVYFDTPEGFEDALYGAYSTLSASALYGEYLSWGLLDVFAQYYKKNSINDNVKSMLILEHEKLRSYYNLIWNKGYETIGYVNNVLRNLERKSENSMHYYKLYKGEALGLRAYLHFDLLRLFAPHVGSKPNAQGIPYVTIYEVAVSPFKTVSEVYDLVIKDLKEAELLLQEDETLLVYPRKFVLNDGFATCREIHFNLYAAQALLARVYWMKGDLENALIYAKKVIDSGKFPLEDKLNIRSFMAGTITEKEAVWGVYTTQILDNVKKNFYTYDMTYTWLPADDNTALYSVAQEDGNDMRGNDWFRILIGEEESDRIVRCMKIVNETKISNPGAYTSKSIEGINMIRIPEMYLIAAEALLESDPDEAQKYFDTFIVSRGLFKYKDRPGSPQVTLEDIVKERRKEFVQEGQYFYTLKRGNMDIYVDALKTTLQGTDELYTFIIPDEEFEYRYTEADEQ